A single region of the Thunnus maccoyii chromosome 10, fThuMac1.1, whole genome shotgun sequence genome encodes:
- the gdf6a gene encoding growth/differentiation factor 6-A isoform X2 — protein MDASRVVTLYLGLLLVFLGNIPCFQSAAIISPSAPRRNRGARIHHQNGQRSTKFLKDIFASSHPIVSHHKEDLKDDIVPHEYMLSIYRTYSAAEKLGLNASFFRSSKSANTITSFVDRGTDKEELVGAELRIFRRAPGDLQTSLQTTGLYDIQLYPCLSDRLLDSRSLDPLDSTKAGWEVLDVWEMFKTHQHHHYHHHPHHHHPHHYQQGNQLCFQLRVTLGKSDTEVDLRQLGLDRSGRSQQEKAILVAYTRSKKRENLFNEMKEKIKSRRSVGEKEEAVVRAAAEEEEGVSLRGVKGEGPRRRRRTALSNRHGKRHGKKSKSRCSKKALHVNFKELGWDDWIIAPLDYEAYHCEGVCDFPLRSHLEPTNHAIIQTLMNSMDPNSTPPSCCVPTKLSPISILYIDSGNNVVYKQYEDMVVEQCGCR, from the exons ATGGACGCATCTCGAGTCGTAACGCTTTATCTGGGCCTGCTCCTTGTTTTCCTTGGGAATATACCGTGTTTCCAGTCAGCTGCTATCATCTCTCCCTCTGCGCCGAGGAGGAACAGGGGAGCCAGGATCCATCATCAGAACGGACAAAGGTCAACCAAATTCCTAAAAGACATCTTCGCGTCCTCGCATCCTATCGTGAGCCACCACAAAGAAGACCTAAAGGACGATATTGTGCCGCATGAATACATGCTCTCTATATACAGGACATACTCGGCTGCAGAGAAGCTCGGACTAAACGCAAGCTTTTTCCGCTCCTCTAAATCTGCCAACACCATAACAAGTTTTGTGGACAGAGGAACAG acaaagaggagCTGGTCGGGGCGGAATTAAGGATATTTAGGAGAGCGCCCGGGGATTTGCAGACTTCCCTGCAGACGACGGGCCTCTACGACATCCAGCTCTACCCCTGCCTCTCGGACAGGCTGCTGGACTCCAGGTCGCTGGACCCGCTGGACTCCACCAAGGCCGGCTGGGAGGTTTTGGACGTGTGggaaatgtttaaaacacaccagcatcatcattatcaccaccacccccaccatcatcatcctcatcactATCAGCAGGGGAACCAGCTCTGCTTCCAGCTCCGGGTCACTCTCGGCAAATCAGACACCGAGGTGGACCTGAGGCAGCTGGGGCTGGACAGGAGCGGCCGTTCCCAGCAGGAGAAGGCCATCCTGGTCGCCTACACACGCTCCAAGAAGAGGGAGAACCTGTTCAACGAGATGAAGGAGAAGATCAAATCGCGGAGGTCCGTCGGCGAGAAGGAGGAGGCGGTGGTGAGGGCggcggcggaggaggaggagggggtgtcGCTGCGGGGGGTTAAAGGAGAGGGGCCCCGGCGGCGGCGCAGGACCGCGCTGAGCAACCGGCACGGGAAGAGACACGGGAAGAAATCTAAATCCAGGTGCAGCAAAAAGGCGCTGCATGTGAATTTCAAAGAGCTGGGCTGGGACGACTGGATCATTGCGCCCCTGGATTACGAGGCGTACCACTGCGAAGGGGTGTGCGACTTCCCCCTGAGGTCGCACCTCGAACCGACGAACCACGCCATCATACAGACGCTCATGAACTCCATGGACCCCAACAGCACCCCGCCCAGCTGCTGCGTCCCCACCAAACTCAGTCCCATCAGCATCCTGTACATAGACTCGGGCAATAACGTGGTGTACAAACAGTACGAGGACATGGTGGTGGAGCAGTGTGGGTGCAGGTAG
- the gdf6a gene encoding growth/differentiation factor 6-A isoform X1, with product MDASRVVTLYLGLLLVFLGNIPCFQSAAIISPSAPRRNRGARIHHQNGQRSTKFLKDIFASSHPIVSHHKEDLKDDIVPHEYMLSIYRTYSAAEKLGLNASFFRSSKSANTITSFVDRGTDDLLHSPLRRQKYLFDVSTLSDKEELVGAELRIFRRAPGDLQTSLQTTGLYDIQLYPCLSDRLLDSRSLDPLDSTKAGWEVLDVWEMFKTHQHHHYHHHPHHHHPHHYQQGNQLCFQLRVTLGKSDTEVDLRQLGLDRSGRSQQEKAILVAYTRSKKRENLFNEMKEKIKSRRSVGEKEEAVVRAAAEEEEGVSLRGVKGEGPRRRRRTALSNRHGKRHGKKSKSRCSKKALHVNFKELGWDDWIIAPLDYEAYHCEGVCDFPLRSHLEPTNHAIIQTLMNSMDPNSTPPSCCVPTKLSPISILYIDSGNNVVYKQYEDMVVEQCGCR from the exons ATGGACGCATCTCGAGTCGTAACGCTTTATCTGGGCCTGCTCCTTGTTTTCCTTGGGAATATACCGTGTTTCCAGTCAGCTGCTATCATCTCTCCCTCTGCGCCGAGGAGGAACAGGGGAGCCAGGATCCATCATCAGAACGGACAAAGGTCAACCAAATTCCTAAAAGACATCTTCGCGTCCTCGCATCCTATCGTGAGCCACCACAAAGAAGACCTAAAGGACGATATTGTGCCGCATGAATACATGCTCTCTATATACAGGACATACTCGGCTGCAGAGAAGCTCGGACTAAACGCAAGCTTTTTCCGCTCCTCTAAATCTGCCAACACCATAACAAGTTTTGTGGACAGAGGAACAG ACGATCTTTTGCACTCTCCTCTGCGAAGACAAAAGTATCTGTTTGATGTCTCAACcctttcagacaaagaggagCTGGTCGGGGCGGAATTAAGGATATTTAGGAGAGCGCCCGGGGATTTGCAGACTTCCCTGCAGACGACGGGCCTCTACGACATCCAGCTCTACCCCTGCCTCTCGGACAGGCTGCTGGACTCCAGGTCGCTGGACCCGCTGGACTCCACCAAGGCCGGCTGGGAGGTTTTGGACGTGTGggaaatgtttaaaacacaccagcatcatcattatcaccaccacccccaccatcatcatcctcatcactATCAGCAGGGGAACCAGCTCTGCTTCCAGCTCCGGGTCACTCTCGGCAAATCAGACACCGAGGTGGACCTGAGGCAGCTGGGGCTGGACAGGAGCGGCCGTTCCCAGCAGGAGAAGGCCATCCTGGTCGCCTACACACGCTCCAAGAAGAGGGAGAACCTGTTCAACGAGATGAAGGAGAAGATCAAATCGCGGAGGTCCGTCGGCGAGAAGGAGGAGGCGGTGGTGAGGGCggcggcggaggaggaggagggggtgtcGCTGCGGGGGGTTAAAGGAGAGGGGCCCCGGCGGCGGCGCAGGACCGCGCTGAGCAACCGGCACGGGAAGAGACACGGGAAGAAATCTAAATCCAGGTGCAGCAAAAAGGCGCTGCATGTGAATTTCAAAGAGCTGGGCTGGGACGACTGGATCATTGCGCCCCTGGATTACGAGGCGTACCACTGCGAAGGGGTGTGCGACTTCCCCCTGAGGTCGCACCTCGAACCGACGAACCACGCCATCATACAGACGCTCATGAACTCCATGGACCCCAACAGCACCCCGCCCAGCTGCTGCGTCCCCACCAAACTCAGTCCCATCAGCATCCTGTACATAGACTCGGGCAATAACGTGGTGTACAAACAGTACGAGGACATGGTGGTGGAGCAGTGTGGGTGCAGGTAG
- the sybu gene encoding syntabulin isoform X2, protein MGPFQEYEEKKSPEKGSPRSRIPRLVLHPFRPKDKGSPLSDSPFSEEEGKECDISSDHSKRTISTNSFCSDDTGCPTSQSVSPSKTPSGSEQSAHGSPVLPERKTKVKRVRVMTEWSGEPRSTQRHKRELRSAMKARGSEADFSSSSSTGSLKIRESLTSNSAGKKAPSRSRSSHIRSLPVFKPAGSPTANRDAELYAPYRTPPRAAYSTNSSSCNSSPTSRRANLGRYHSCGDNHGIRPPNPEQYLTPLQQKEVAIRHLKTKLLESETRARDRETEIEELKGQLSRMREDWIEEECHRVEAQLSLKEARKEIKQLRQVVETMKSSLMEKDKGIQKYFIDINIQNRKLESLLQSMELAQSGANLQDENTLDFICDSPDSGGKKMVGEEEGGIELGDQGAEAMADSGLLVNDEMANRADILEQVLMSTAVDFSQDSSGKLRAGAESGPGVSALSEEGQLIDNSIASPPALPNTSSTTVTISSSTPSQQITEEKGVQTDLMPMSPDLQALLLQLLKFHGATVGEPALSASSTLLGLPNLPTSTSTTAIMPDSTPTLPSMPSPAPPESPDTSTDSGTCCSEPAETRRFMEELDFSVAEEEPSLSPGLGVVSKRYWSNSFLVDLVAVAAPVLPTVAWLYSQHGVDGSAPVYNIAALIRGCCIMGLHSLRHVAHRPDA, encoded by the exons ATGGGACCATTCCAGGAATATGAG GAAAAGAAGTCACCAGAGAAAGGAAGCCCTCGCAGCCGCATCCCGCGCTTGGTCCTCCATCCCTTCCGACCAAAAGACAAAGGATCCCCTCTGTCTGACTCTCCATTTTCAGAAGAGGAGGGCAAGGAGTGTGACATCAGCTCAGACCACTCCAAAAGGACCATCAGCACCAACAGCTTTTGCTCTG ATGACACCGGCTGCCCCACTAGTCAGTCTGTGTCCCCCTCCAAAACCCCGTCAGGCTCAGAGCAGAGTGCCCACGGCTCACCGGTACTCCCCGAGCGCAAGACCAAAGTGAAGAGGGTGAGGGTGATGACCGAGTGGAGCGGCGAACCACGGAGCACACAGAGGCACAAGAGGGAGCTGAGGTCGGCCATGAAAGCCAGAG GTAGTGAGGCAGACTTCAGCTCCTCTAGCAGCACAGGCAGCCTAAAGATCAGGGAGAGCCTCACTTCCAATTCAGCTGGGAAGAAAGCTCCTTCACGCAG TCGCAGCAGCCACATCAGATCGCTCCCAGTGTTCAAACCAGCCGGAAGCCCAACAGCCAACCGCGATGCAGAACTCTACGCTCCCTACAGGACTCCCCCCAGAGCTGCCTACTcgaccaacagcagcagctgcaactCCAGCCCCACCTCCAG AAGAGCGAACCTGGGCCGCTACCACTCCTGTGGAGACAACCACGGCATCAGACCCCCGAACCCTGAGCAGTACCTCACACCTCTGCAGCAGAAGGAAGTTGCCATCAGACACCTGAAGACCAAACTGCTTGAATCTGAGACCAGAGCTCGTGACAG AGAGACTGAGATCGAGGAGCTTAAGGGCCAGCTCAGCAGGATGAGAGAGGACTGGATAGAAGAGGAGTGTCACCGAGTGGAGGCTCAGCTGTCCCTCAAAGAGGCTCGCAAGGAGATCAAACAGTTGCGTCAGGTGGTGGAAACCATGAAGAGCAGCCTGATGGAGAAGGATAAGGGAATACAGAAGTACTTCATTGACATAAACATCCAAAACAGGAAGTTGGAGTCCCTGCTGCAAAGCATGGAGCTCGCTCAGAGTGGCGCCAACCTCCAAGACGAAAACACCTTGGACTTCATCTGTGACAGCCCAGACAGCGGTGGGAAAAAGATGGTCGGGGAAGAAGAGGGTGGGATTGAGTTAGGAGACCAAGGGGCAGAGGCGATGGCGGACAGCGGGCTGCTGGTGAACGATGAGATGGCCAACAGAGCTGACATTTTGGAGCAAGTCTTAATGTCAACAGCGGTGGATTTCAGTCAGGACTCTAGTGGCAAGCTGAGGGCCGGTGCAGAGTCTGGGCCTGGGGTGTCTGCACTGTCTGAAGAGGGACAGTTAATTGATAATTCTATTGCGTCTCCACCAGCTCTACCAAATACGAGTTCCACCACTGTCACCATCTCCTCAAGTACACCCTCCCAGCAGATCACAGAAGAAAAAGGGGTCCAGACCGACCTGATGCCCATGTCTCCGGACCTGCAGGCTCTGCTCCTCCAGTTGCTAAAGTTCCACGGGGCAACAGTGGGTGAGCCAGCTCTATCAGCCTCCAGCACTCTTCTGGGCCTCCCAAACCTGCCCACCTCCACTTCCACCACTGCCATTATGCCCGACTCGACACCTACGTTACCAAGCATGCCCAGCCCTGCTCCCCCTGAGAGCCCAGACACCTCTACCGATTCTGGCACATGCTGCTCAGAGCCTGCAGAGACTCGACGGTTCATGGAGGAGCTGGACTTCAGTGTCGCTGAGGAGGAACCTTCTCTGTCGCCGGGATTGGGTGTGGTCAGCAAGCGTTACTGGAGCAACAGCTTCCTGGTGGATCTGGTTGCAGTAGCAGCTCCTGTGTTACCCACGGTGGCTTGGCTGTACTCGCAGCACGGCGTGGATGGCAGCGCTCCAGTATACAACATTGCTGCTCTTATCAGGGGCTGTTGCATCATGGGATTGCACTCTCTTCGTCACGTCGCTCACAGGCCAGATGCGTAA
- the sybu gene encoding syntabulin isoform X1, producing MVLFDGKRCYSGSEADFSSSSSTGSLKIRESLTSNSAGKKAPSRSRSSHIRSLPVFKPAGSPTANRDAELYAPYRTPPRAAYSTNSSSCNSSPTSRRANLGRYHSCGDNHGIRPPNPEQYLTPLQQKEVAIRHLKTKLLESETRARDRETEIEELKGQLSRMREDWIEEECHRVEAQLSLKEARKEIKQLRQVVETMKSSLMEKDKGIQKYFIDINIQNRKLESLLQSMELAQSGANLQDENTLDFICDSPDSGGKKMVGEEEGGIELGDQGAEAMADSGLLVNDEMANRADILEQVLMSTAVDFSQDSSGKLRAGAESGPGVSALSEEGQLIDNSIASPPALPNTSSTTVTISSSTPSQQITEEKGVQTDLMPMSPDLQALLLQLLKFHGATVGEPALSASSTLLGLPNLPTSTSTTAIMPDSTPTLPSMPSPAPPESPDTSTDSGTCCSEPAETRRFMEELDFSVAEEEPSLSPGLGVVSKRYWSNSFLVDLVAVAAPVLPTVAWLYSQHGVDGSAPVYNIAALIRGCCIMGLHSLRHVAHRPDA from the exons ATGGTTTTGTTTGATGGCAAGAGATGCTACTCAG GTAGTGAGGCAGACTTCAGCTCCTCTAGCAGCACAGGCAGCCTAAAGATCAGGGAGAGCCTCACTTCCAATTCAGCTGGGAAGAAAGCTCCTTCACGCAG TCGCAGCAGCCACATCAGATCGCTCCCAGTGTTCAAACCAGCCGGAAGCCCAACAGCCAACCGCGATGCAGAACTCTACGCTCCCTACAGGACTCCCCCCAGAGCTGCCTACTcgaccaacagcagcagctgcaactCCAGCCCCACCTCCAG AAGAGCGAACCTGGGCCGCTACCACTCCTGTGGAGACAACCACGGCATCAGACCCCCGAACCCTGAGCAGTACCTCACACCTCTGCAGCAGAAGGAAGTTGCCATCAGACACCTGAAGACCAAACTGCTTGAATCTGAGACCAGAGCTCGTGACAG AGAGACTGAGATCGAGGAGCTTAAGGGCCAGCTCAGCAGGATGAGAGAGGACTGGATAGAAGAGGAGTGTCACCGAGTGGAGGCTCAGCTGTCCCTCAAAGAGGCTCGCAAGGAGATCAAACAGTTGCGTCAGGTGGTGGAAACCATGAAGAGCAGCCTGATGGAGAAGGATAAGGGAATACAGAAGTACTTCATTGACATAAACATCCAAAACAGGAAGTTGGAGTCCCTGCTGCAAAGCATGGAGCTCGCTCAGAGTGGCGCCAACCTCCAAGACGAAAACACCTTGGACTTCATCTGTGACAGCCCAGACAGCGGTGGGAAAAAGATGGTCGGGGAAGAAGAGGGTGGGATTGAGTTAGGAGACCAAGGGGCAGAGGCGATGGCGGACAGCGGGCTGCTGGTGAACGATGAGATGGCCAACAGAGCTGACATTTTGGAGCAAGTCTTAATGTCAACAGCGGTGGATTTCAGTCAGGACTCTAGTGGCAAGCTGAGGGCCGGTGCAGAGTCTGGGCCTGGGGTGTCTGCACTGTCTGAAGAGGGACAGTTAATTGATAATTCTATTGCGTCTCCACCAGCTCTACCAAATACGAGTTCCACCACTGTCACCATCTCCTCAAGTACACCCTCCCAGCAGATCACAGAAGAAAAAGGGGTCCAGACCGACCTGATGCCCATGTCTCCGGACCTGCAGGCTCTGCTCCTCCAGTTGCTAAAGTTCCACGGGGCAACAGTGGGTGAGCCAGCTCTATCAGCCTCCAGCACTCTTCTGGGCCTCCCAAACCTGCCCACCTCCACTTCCACCACTGCCATTATGCCCGACTCGACACCTACGTTACCAAGCATGCCCAGCCCTGCTCCCCCTGAGAGCCCAGACACCTCTACCGATTCTGGCACATGCTGCTCAGAGCCTGCAGAGACTCGACGGTTCATGGAGGAGCTGGACTTCAGTGTCGCTGAGGAGGAACCTTCTCTGTCGCCGGGATTGGGTGTGGTCAGCAAGCGTTACTGGAGCAACAGCTTCCTGGTGGATCTGGTTGCAGTAGCAGCTCCTGTGTTACCCACGGTGGCTTGGCTGTACTCGCAGCACGGCGTGGATGGCAGCGCTCCAGTATACAACATTGCTGCTCTTATCAGGGGCTGTTGCATCATGGGATTGCACTCTCTTCGTCACGTCGCTCACAGGCCAGATGCGTAA